One part of the Parasphingorhabdus sp. SCSIO 66989 genome encodes these proteins:
- a CDS encoding GNAT family N-acetyltransferase: MPVEICTAEARHKDWLIAHDNTVDQAWVERCIALGEYLIAEREHQPVGFLRWSRFWGKIPYMDMIRVEPSQQRCGIGMLLLGELQNIAVLHGAEIVMTSCETGEQEPLAWHLRQGFARTGEVNFPTVQDASEVFLVKRL, translated from the coding sequence ATGCCTGTTGAAATCTGCACCGCCGAAGCGCGGCATAAGGACTGGCTGATCGCCCATGACAATACGGTCGATCAGGCCTGGGTCGAGCGCTGTATCGCATTGGGCGAGTATCTTATCGCCGAGCGCGAGCACCAGCCTGTGGGGTTTTTGCGATGGAGCCGGTTCTGGGGCAAGATACCCTATATGGACATGATCCGTGTAGAGCCTTCACAGCAACGATGCGGCATTGGAATGCTGCTTCTTGGCGAATTGCAAAACATAGCGGTTTTGCATGGTGCGGAGATTGTGATGACATCGTGTGAAACCGGCGAGCAGGAGCCGCTTGCTTGGCATCTGAGACAAGGCTTTGCGAGGACTGGGGAGGTGAACTTCCCCACAGTGCAAGACGCGAGCGAAGTGTTTTTGGTAAAGCGGTTATAG
- the ftsY gene encoding signal recognition particle-docking protein FtsY has product MSANSWSDKLRLGFSKTSSRLTGNLAGILGAGRLTDAALDDIEDALIVSDLGPSTAARIREKLATEKFDRDVTEEDIRAVVEREIAAILGEVAEPLEIDAFPRPQVILVIGVNGSGKTTTIAKLAHLFQEEDYGVMLAAGDTFRAAAIGQLKIWAERLNVPIVTGPEGGDAASIVFDAVKQATETGIDVLIVDTAGRLQNKRELMDELAKVRRVLGRLNPAAPHDVVLVLDATNGQNALSQIETFKEVAGVSGLIMTKLDGTARGGVLVAAAEKFQLPIHAIGVGEQMDDLRPFDPGFLAKILAGTI; this is encoded by the coding sequence ATGAGTGCGAATAGCTGGAGCGACAAGCTCCGTCTCGGGTTCAGCAAGACCAGCAGCAGGCTGACCGGCAATCTGGCCGGAATATTGGGCGCGGGTCGGCTGACCGATGCGGCGCTGGACGATATTGAGGACGCGCTGATCGTCTCCGATCTCGGCCCCAGCACCGCCGCGCGCATCCGCGAGAAGCTGGCGACCGAGAAATTCGATCGCGACGTGACCGAAGAGGATATCCGCGCCGTGGTCGAGCGCGAGATTGCCGCGATCCTCGGCGAAGTGGCCGAACCGCTGGAGATTGACGCCTTCCCCCGGCCACAGGTGATCCTGGTGATCGGCGTCAATGGCTCGGGCAAGACCACCACCATCGCCAAGCTGGCGCATCTGTTTCAGGAAGAGGATTATGGCGTGATGCTGGCAGCGGGCGATACCTTCCGCGCAGCCGCTATCGGTCAGCTCAAAATCTGGGCCGAGCGTCTCAATGTGCCGATTGTCACTGGGCCAGAGGGCGGCGATGCCGCAAGCATTGTCTTTGATGCGGTGAAACAGGCGACCGAAACCGGCATTGATGTGCTGATCGTCGATACTGCGGGCAGGTTGCAAAACAAGCGCGAACTGATGGACGAACTCGCCAAGGTGCGCCGCGTGCTTGGCCGTCTCAACCCGGCGGCACCGCATGATGTGGTGCTGGTGCTCGATGCCACCAACGGCCAGAATGCCTTGTCGCAGATCGAGACCTTCAAGGAAGTCGCGGGCGTTTCCGGCCTGATCATGACCAAGCTGGACGGCACCGCGCGCGGCGGGGTATTGGTGGCAGCGGCGGAAAAGTTTCAACTGCCCATCCATGCCATTGGCGTTGGCGAGCAGATGGACGATTTGCGGCCCTTTGATCCGGGCTTTCTCGCCAAGATACTTGCAGGAACAATCTGA
- a CDS encoding C45 family peptidase, whose protein sequence is MSMTLPQLTVTGTAEEMGRQYGAHWRDMIHDFVANRVSAVETYLAELGYDTSRLFDAGAACLEQLRGFDADGHAEHLGIAAGAEIDPVLLYTTANMTDVRDIIALPVVDDEGCTAALLPPEISANGHSLQGQTWDLNGPDVKYVIALHRMPDEGPETWTVTCAGCQTLMGMNQHGVTVGTTNLKTKGAKVGIPYLSLLHLALKQETLEAASKIVEQAPVAGSHSYWIGDKDRAVEWERTPQKSTYRTTENGAFVRSNHCLDPENIALESGLSESTHDRFARMQKLLDQSDAHTVESLSMLFADRSDGRLSINRFEEDNSGATTNAVIACNPADLEFLACRGPADQGEWTKLEFERAPVVASA, encoded by the coding sequence ATGAGCATGACGCTCCCGCAACTGACAGTCACCGGCACCGCCGAGGAGATGGGACGCCAATATGGTGCGCATTGGCGCGATATGATCCATGATTTTGTCGCCAATCGCGTGTCGGCGGTTGAGACCTATCTCGCTGAGCTTGGGTACGATACCAGCCGTTTGTTCGATGCCGGGGCGGCGTGTCTGGAGCAGCTGCGCGGTTTTGATGCGGATGGCCATGCCGAGCATCTGGGTATCGCCGCGGGCGCAGAGATCGACCCGGTGCTGCTCTACACCACCGCCAATATGACCGATGTCCGCGATATTATCGCCTTGCCTGTCGTCGACGATGAAGGCTGCACCGCGGCGCTGTTGCCGCCGGAAATCAGCGCCAATGGTCATAGCCTGCAGGGCCAGACCTGGGATCTGAACGGCCCGGACGTCAAATATGTTATCGCGCTACACCGGATGCCCGATGAAGGGCCGGAAACCTGGACCGTGACCTGCGCCGGATGCCAGACGCTGATGGGCATGAACCAGCATGGCGTTACTGTCGGTACAACAAACCTGAAAACCAAAGGGGCCAAAGTTGGTATTCCCTATCTCTCCTTGCTGCATCTTGCGTTGAAGCAGGAGACGCTGGAGGCTGCGAGCAAGATTGTCGAGCAGGCGCCGGTCGCGGGCAGCCATTCCTATTGGATTGGCGACAAGGACCGCGCGGTGGAGTGGGAACGCACGCCGCAAAAATCGACCTATCGCACCACAGAGAATGGCGCCTTTGTGCGCTCCAACCACTGTCTCGACCCGGAAAACATTGCGTTGGAATCAGGCCTGTCGGAGAGCACCCATGACCGCTTTGCGCGGATGCAGAAGCTGCTCGATCAATCCGATGCGCATACGGTGGAATCCTTGTCGATGCTGTTTGCCGATCGCTCGGATGGGCGGCTCAGCATCAACCGTTTTGAAGAGGATAACTCCGGCGCGACCACCAATGCGGTGATTGCCTGCAATCCGGCTGATCTGGAGTTTCTCGCTTGTCGCGGCCCCGCGGATCAGGGCGAATGGACAAAGCTGGAATTTGAACGCGCGCCGGTGGTAGCCTCGGCTTAG
- the dapF gene encoding diaminopimelate epimerase, which produces MTATAFTKMHGLGNDFAIFDARVAPVHLHEAQVRALADRQRGIGFDQLILLGQSDKADVHMRIFNANGGEVEACGNATRCVIALLGKDAVIETRAGLLKGELLDDTVRIDMGEPRFDWDAIPLAQPMDTMDMPVGWEMLERPMAVNIGNPHVIAFVDDPYAVDMARLGPQIETDPLFPEGVNVNVASVSDNAITLRVWERGAGLTEACGTGACATAVAAIRRKLVSGPVAVHLPGGKLTIDWQPGGTISMTGPFASAFTGEVEL; this is translated from the coding sequence ATGACTGCAACCGCCTTCACTAAAATGCATGGCCTGGGCAATGATTTCGCCATCTTTGATGCGCGTGTTGCGCCCGTGCACCTGCATGAAGCACAAGTCCGCGCGTTGGCAGACAGGCAACGCGGTATTGGCTTTGATCAGCTGATCCTGCTTGGACAGAGCGACAAAGCCGATGTGCATATGCGTATCTTCAATGCCAATGGCGGCGAAGTCGAAGCCTGTGGCAATGCGACCCGCTGTGTCATTGCGCTGCTGGGCAAGGATGCGGTGATTGAGACCAGGGCGGGTCTGCTCAAGGGCGAGCTGCTCGACGATACTGTGCGGATTGATATGGGCGAACCCCGTTTCGACTGGGACGCGATCCCGCTGGCCCAGCCCATGGACACTATGGATATGCCGGTCGGCTGGGAGATGCTGGAAAGACCGATGGCGGTCAATATCGGCAATCCGCATGTGATTGCCTTTGTTGATGATCCCTATGCCGTCGATATGGCGCGGCTTGGTCCGCAGATTGAGACCGATCCGCTGTTCCCCGAAGGTGTAAATGTCAATGTCGCCAGCGTCAGTGATAACGCCATTACCCTGCGCGTCTGGGAACGCGGTGCGGGCCTGACCGAGGCTTGCGGCACCGGGGCCTGTGCTACTGCTGTTGCTGCGATCCGGCGCAAACTGGTCAGCGGGCCGGTTGCGGTGCATCTGCCCGGCGGCAAGTTGACCATAGACTGGCAACCCGGCGGCACCATCAGCATGACCGGTCCCTTCGCCTCTGCTTTTACCGGCGAGGTCGAGCTATGA
- a CDS encoding VOC family protein encodes MGSLLRMARLRAKVDCTEQETIAVHNPVLYFEIAVTDMDRAIAFYESIFGYSLSREQVDGYEMAFFPRADDAPGASGALAMGDVYIPSKNGAIVYFDVPDIDAVLVRATKKGAAILYPKKDLGEAGFVAEIEDSEGNRIALTQAAE; translated from the coding sequence ATGGGCTCTCTGTTGAGGATGGCGAGGCTGAGAGCGAAAGTTGATTGCACCGAGCAGGAGACGATAGCGGTGCATAACCCCGTTCTCTATTTTGAGATAGCAGTGACAGATATGGACCGCGCCATTGCCTTTTACGAGAGTATATTCGGATATAGTCTCAGCCGAGAGCAAGTGGACGGCTACGAAATGGCTTTCTTCCCGCGTGCAGACGACGCACCAGGAGCAAGCGGCGCGCTGGCAATGGGGGATGTCTATATACCGTCAAAAAACGGGGCGATTGTCTACTTTGACGTGCCCGATATCGACGCAGTTCTGGTGCGTGCCACGAAAAAAGGCGCGGCCATCCTTTATCCGAAAAAGGATCTTGGCGAAGCCGGGTTTGTCGCAGAGATAGAAGACAGCGAAGGCAACCGGATCGCACTAACCCAGGCAGCAGAATAA
- a CDS encoding inner membrane-spanning protein YciB, producing the protein MDSQHKADAPDTETVEQAEGTVELDAAKAATAKKAPGWLSLAIDFGPLLIFFLTYRYFAPADDAPNTVTGTIAAITYSTGAFMAAVLVALGISQWKTGKISPMLWLSTILILGFGALTIYFQDETFIQVKPTIIYASLAAILFIGLWRGKALLKYLLHAAFEGLSDEGWRKLSRNWALFFTFLAVLNEVMRASLNFETWLTLKVWGVTALSFVFTFTQLPMLMRHGLSVEDGEAESES; encoded by the coding sequence ATGGACAGCCAGCACAAAGCCGATGCGCCCGATACCGAAACGGTGGAACAGGCCGAAGGTACGGTCGAGCTCGACGCCGCCAAAGCCGCGACTGCAAAAAAGGCCCCCGGCTGGCTGAGCTTGGCCATCGATTTTGGCCCGTTGCTGATCTTCTTCCTCACCTATCGCTATTTCGCCCCCGCCGATGATGCGCCCAACACCGTCACAGGAACGATTGCCGCAATCACCTACAGCACCGGCGCCTTCATGGCCGCAGTGCTGGTGGCACTTGGCATATCGCAATGGAAAACCGGCAAAATCTCGCCGATGCTCTGGCTCTCGACGATCCTGATCCTCGGCTTTGGCGCGCTCACCATCTATTTTCAGGATGAGACCTTTATTCAGGTCAAACCGACCATCATCTACGCCTCACTGGCGGCGATATTGTTTATCGGCCTGTGGCGCGGCAAGGCGCTGCTCAAATATCTGCTCCACGCCGCGTTTGAAGGGCTGTCCGATGAAGGCTGGCGCAAATTGTCACGCAACTGGGCACTGTTCTTCACTTTTCTGGCGGTGCTCAACGAGGTAATGCGCGCCAGCCTCAACTTTGAAACCTGGCTGACACTGAAAGTCTGGGGCGTCACCGCGCTGTCCTTTGTCTTCACCTTCACCCAATTGCCGATGCTGATGCGGCATGGGCTCTCTGTTGAGGATGGCGAGGCTGAGAGCGAAAGTTGA
- a CDS encoding IS630 family transposase (programmed frameshift) has protein sequence MARAYSDDLRERAAAAVVSGRSCREVADLFGVSVASVVKWSQRRRREGSAAARRMGGYRKRQLEPHRSFIIERLQAQPDLTLYQLTAELSERGIVTSPASVWRMVRSAGLSFKKSLFAIEQLRPKVARRRAQWKKYQGRLDPKRLVFIDETWTKTNMTPLRGWAPRGSKLIPRAPFGSWRTLTFLAALRHDRIDAPCVIDGPINGQLFTAYVEQFLVPTLSPGDIVIMDNLGSHKGQAVRRAIRSVGARLFFLPPYSPDLNPIEQAFAKLKTLLRKAKERSVEATWQRIGKLLDTFSPQECANYLRNSGYASI, from the exons ATGGCACGAGCTTATTCTGACGATCTACGAGAGCGCGCAGCTGCTGCGGTGGTTTCGGGACGCAGCTGCCGAGAGGTTGCTGATTTGTTTGGTGTGAGTGTGGCCAGTGTGGTGAAGTGGTCACAGCGCCGTCGCCGGGAGGGTAGCGCTGCTGCCCGGCGCATGGGTGGTTATCGCAAGCGTCAGCTTGAGCCGCACCGGTCGTTTATCATCGAGCGGTTGCAGGCTCAGCCTGATCTGACCCTTTACCAACTGACGGCAGAACTGTCCGAGCGCGGCATCGTCACCAGCCCGGCTTCGGTTTGGCGGATGGTTCGTTCGGCCGGTCTCAGCTTC AAAAAAAGTCTCTTCGCCATCGAGCAACTGCGGCCAAAAGTGGCGCGGCGGCGGGCACAATGGAAGAAATATCAAGGCCGACTTGATCCCAAGCGCCTCGTCTTCATCGACGAGACCTGGACCAAGACCAACATGACACCGCTACGCGGCTGGGCACCGCGCGGCAGCAAGCTGATCCCTCGTGCGCCCTTCGGCAGTTGGCGTACACTGACATTCCTTGCCGCTCTGCGCCATGATCGCATCGATGCGCCATGCGTCATTGACGGGCCAATTAACGGCCAACTCTTTACTGCTTATGTCGAGCAGTTCCTTGTGCCTACACTCTCACCTGGTGACATCGTCATCATGGACAATCTGGGTAGCCACAAGGGACAGGCCGTGCGCAGGGCAATCCGCAGTGTAGGTGCCAGACTGTTCTTCCTCCCACCCTACAGTCCAGACCTCAACCCTATCGAACAGGCCTTTGCCAAGCTGAAAACCCTGTTGCGTAAAGCCAAAGAGCGATCCGTCGAAGCAACATGGCAGCGCATCGGGAAACTGCTCGATACCTTCTCTCCGCAAGAATGCGCCAACTATCTCAGAAACTCAGGATATGCTTCAATCTAA
- the thiD gene encoding bifunctional hydroxymethylpyrimidine kinase/phosphomethylpyrimidine kinase, with product MQPVRVLSIAGSDSGGGAGIQADIKTITMMGGHAMTAITALTAQNSQGVAAVTSTDPDMVAAQIDAVVNDFGVDAIKIGMLGSAAIAEVVADRLEKLPKVPVVFDPVMVATSGGALADDATIAAFGQLMALASLTTPNLPELDALGGEAELVKRDLTLLIKGGHDGAEEVTDRLVNREGEIARWSDPRIDTLHSHGTGCTLSSAIAVGLGQGLDLQAAITQARDFVRLALRSAPDLVPSNGPMGHPMMRNDAVMPGPLFNQVTLDCTDFDASIAFYTRLGLTLIVYDPDEAPLYARFEASNGATLSLHEADSVTSSASIYFEFPDVDKAVDKLRNNGWIFDGSPEDKSWNWCEAWTTDPSGHRICIYHAGEDRRYPPWRI from the coding sequence ATGCAGCCTGTGCGCGTGCTCAGCATCGCCGGATCAGATAGCGGCGGCGGTGCGGGGATACAGGCGGACATCAAAACCATCACCATGATGGGTGGACATGCGATGACCGCGATCACCGCATTGACGGCACAGAACTCTCAAGGTGTAGCCGCTGTGACATCGACCGATCCCGATATGGTCGCGGCGCAGATTGACGCGGTGGTTAACGACTTTGGTGTTGATGCAATCAAGATCGGCATGCTGGGCAGCGCGGCTATTGCTGAGGTTGTTGCGGATCGGCTGGAGAAGCTACCAAAAGTGCCGGTTGTGTTTGACCCGGTGATGGTAGCGACCAGTGGCGGCGCGCTGGCCGATGACGCTACCATCGCGGCTTTCGGACAATTAATGGCGCTGGCATCGCTGACCACGCCCAACCTGCCAGAACTGGACGCGCTTGGCGGCGAGGCGGAATTGGTGAAGCGCGACCTAACACTTTTGATCAAAGGCGGGCACGACGGAGCCGAAGAAGTCACGGATAGACTGGTCAACCGCGAGGGCGAGATTGCCCGCTGGTCCGATCCTCGCATTGATACACTGCATAGCCATGGTACCGGTTGCACCCTTTCCAGTGCAATAGCGGTCGGGCTGGGGCAGGGGCTTGATCTGCAGGCGGCGATCACACAGGCGCGCGATTTTGTTCGCTTGGCGCTGCGCAGTGCTCCTGATCTGGTCCCCAGCAACGGGCCTATGGGCCACCCTATGATGCGCAATGACGCGGTGATGCCCGGGCCGCTATTCAATCAGGTAACACTTGATTGCACCGATTTTGACGCCTCCATCGCCTTCTATACCCGGCTTGGCCTGACTCTTATCGTCTATGATCCCGATGAAGCGCCGCTTTATGCCCGGTTTGAGGCAAGCAATGGCGCGACACTGTCGCTGCATGAGGCCGATAGCGTCACCTCTTCGGCATCGATCTACTTCGAGTTTCCCGATGTGGACAAGGCTGTGGATAAGCTGCGCAATAACGGGTGGATATTCGATGGAAGCCCTGAGGATAAGTCATGGAATTGGTGCGAAGCTTGGACCACCGACCCGTCGGGTCATCGCATCTGTATATATCATGCCGGCGAAGATCGCCGCTATCCGCCGTGGAGGATATAG
- a CDS encoding helix-turn-helix domain-containing protein, which produces MGNTPITSLRPSGVIGDIAQALSGFAVVFLWWFCLSCFDRRFRPHGLVLAGGLTWAVLAACDRGLLGEAFADKGLSRLLVLLGFVIIGHLVWRLIAERQSDMIQQRHDARMMVAILLGGILFIDLTADAIFGFSWRPLAFAIIQNAMMLVFALWLANKLLVVNPRVLTFLGADRSGEGQAPLPVNDEQEDHLKRRLTVLMEEEQVFLDPELTFTAFVASMNASERTVRRLINHELGYDHFRAFLNHYRVAEARRLLRDQGETRKLVAVAHDSGFASLASFNRAFRAIEGCTPSEYRAAGHQGGRNSKDLAKAGF; this is translated from the coding sequence ATGGGCAATACCCCTATAACGTCTTTGCGCCCAAGCGGTGTTATCGGCGATATTGCGCAGGCATTGAGTGGCTTTGCAGTCGTCTTCCTCTGGTGGTTTTGTCTTTCCTGCTTCGACAGGCGTTTCAGACCGCATGGCCTCGTTTTGGCTGGTGGTCTGACATGGGCGGTCCTGGCCGCCTGTGATCGCGGCCTGTTGGGCGAGGCGTTTGCAGACAAGGGCCTTTCGCGGCTTCTCGTCCTGTTGGGCTTTGTGATTATCGGGCATCTCGTCTGGCGCCTTATCGCCGAGCGACAGAGTGACATGATTCAACAACGCCATGATGCGCGGATGATGGTGGCAATCCTGCTCGGCGGCATATTGTTCATTGATCTGACGGCCGATGCGATTTTCGGGTTTTCTTGGCGTCCACTTGCCTTTGCCATCATTCAAAACGCAATGATGCTGGTCTTCGCACTATGGCTCGCGAACAAGCTGTTAGTCGTGAACCCGAGGGTACTCACTTTTCTCGGCGCGGACAGGAGTGGTGAGGGCCAGGCACCATTGCCCGTGAATGATGAACAGGAAGATCATCTGAAGCGCCGACTGACTGTGCTGATGGAGGAGGAGCAAGTCTTTCTCGATCCCGAACTCACCTTCACGGCATTTGTGGCCAGCATGAATGCCTCGGAACGCACTGTGCGCAGACTGATTAATCATGAACTGGGTTACGATCATTTCCGTGCATTCCTGAATCACTATCGGGTTGCAGAGGCGCGCAGGTTGCTGCGCGATCAGGGCGAGACCCGCAAGCTTGTCGCGGTTGCCCATGACAGCGGCTTTGCCTCGCTTGCCAGCTTCAATCGGGCTTTTCGTGCGATTGAGGGATGCACGCCAAGCGAATATCGCGCCGCTGGTCATCAGGGCGGCCGCAATAGCAAAGACTTGGCAAAAGCCGGGTTTTGA
- a CDS encoding superoxide dismutase, with product MAFTLPDLPFDKNAFGDDVMSAKTFDFHHGKHHNAYIGKTNDAIAGTDHDGKKLSEVIIAAKESGNQGLFNNSAQIWNHTFFWHCLSPENVAMPASLADRITADFGSVDGFKQAFKAEAAGHFGSGWGWLVLNGDKLEITSLHDADSPVAHEGMKPLLTLDVWEHAYYIDYQNARPNYLDTVMDKAINWEFVAQNLDGEGVSRADQG from the coding sequence ATGGCCTTTACCCTACCTGACCTGCCGTTTGACAAGAACGCCTTTGGTGATGACGTAATGTCGGCCAAGACATTCGATTTCCACCATGGCAAGCATCATAATGCCTATATCGGCAAGACCAATGATGCGATTGCCGGCACCGATCATGACGGCAAGAAGCTGTCAGAGGTCATCATCGCCGCCAAGGAAAGCGGTAATCAGGGCCTGTTCAACAACAGCGCCCAGATCTGGAACCACACTTTCTTCTGGCACTGTCTGAGCCCGGAAAATGTTGCGATGCCGGCATCGCTGGCTGACCGTATTACCGCCGATTTCGGTTCGGTTGACGGTTTCAAGCAGGCGTTCAAGGCGGAAGCTGCTGGCCATTTCGGTTCCGGCTGGGGCTGGCTGGTGCTGAATGGCGACAAGCTGGAAATCACCTCGCTGCACGATGCCGATAGTCCGGTAGCGCATGAAGGCATGAAGCCGCTGCTGACCCTCGATGTGTGGGAGCATGCCTATTATATCGATTACCAGAATGCGCGCCCCAACTATCTCGACACGGTGATGGACAAGGCGATCAACTGGGAATTCGTTGCCCAGAACCTTGACGGCGAAGGCGTTTCTCGCGCTGATCAAGGCTGA
- a CDS encoding CPBP family intramembrane glutamic endopeptidase, BDIM_20840 family yields MIGLAGTLALLVILGTLLGLFDRQHFSMRWLLVAVVLVMINDAALTRVYGLLPDMIGGEWNWQGKLLALAATLAIAALPVFGWRRMGLTLLQEPGSLKAAIPVAALYCAFFVVLALVFSGGQPSGEEIAFQLTMPGLEEELFYRGTLLFALDQAFTGSKRFLGVDWGWGAILSCFLFGMGHAFGFADGSFFFDPVIMALTAIPSLIAVWLRLRTGSVLLPVLLHNFGNSFSLLI; encoded by the coding sequence ATGATTGGTTTGGCAGGGACGCTGGCGCTTCTCGTCATCCTGGGAACACTATTGGGCTTGTTTGATCGTCAGCACTTCTCGATGCGCTGGCTGCTGGTGGCGGTCGTGCTGGTTATGATCAACGATGCTGCCCTGACGCGCGTCTATGGCCTGTTGCCGGATATGATTGGCGGCGAGTGGAATTGGCAAGGTAAGCTGCTCGCGCTTGCCGCCACTCTGGCGATTGCGGCATTGCCAGTATTTGGCTGGCGCCGGATGGGCCTGACCCTGTTGCAGGAACCGGGCAGCCTCAAGGCCGCAATACCCGTCGCAGCTCTCTACTGCGCCTTCTTCGTTGTTCTCGCGTTGGTTTTCTCCGGAGGTCAGCCCAGCGGTGAAGAAATCGCTTTCCAGTTGACCATGCCGGGCCTGGAAGAGGAGCTGTTTTATCGCGGCACGCTGTTGTTTGCACTTGATCAGGCATTTACCGGCAGCAAGCGGTTCCTCGGTGTCGATTGGGGCTGGGGTGCGATACTGTCCTGCTTCCTTTTCGGCATGGGGCATGCGTTCGGTTTTGCGGATGGCAGCTTTTTTTTCGATCCTGTCATAATGGCACTGACCGCGATCCCGTCATTGATTGCCGTCTGGCTTCGTCTGCGCACAGGAAGTGTTTTGCTACCCGTGTTGCTGCACAACTTCGGTAACTCGTTTTCGCTATTGATCTAG
- a CDS encoding VOC family protein: MIAYSTLGTNDMDRSIRFYDAVFGAIGGVREVTGETWTRYGREGERAKVCLTPPYDGQAAQSGNGPMLAFETTDRASVDAFHAAALAQGGADAGEPGIREGTHYVAYVRDPDGNKLCVFAPK, encoded by the coding sequence ATGATCGCTTATTCCACGCTCGGCACCAACGATATGGACCGATCCATTCGGTTCTATGATGCCGTTTTCGGCGCCATAGGCGGGGTGCGCGAAGTTACCGGGGAAACATGGACACGCTATGGCCGCGAAGGCGAACGCGCCAAGGTCTGCCTGACCCCGCCCTATGATGGTCAGGCGGCGCAAAGCGGCAATGGCCCTATGCTAGCTTTTGAAACAACAGACCGCGCTTCGGTTGATGCCTTTCATGCCGCTGCCTTGGCGCAGGGCGGTGCCGATGCGGGGGAGCCGGGGATAAGAGAAGGCACGCACTATGTCGCCTATGTCCGCGATCCGGATGGCAATAAACTCTGCGTATTCGCGCCGAAATAG
- the mtaB gene encoding tRNA (N(6)-L-threonylcarbamoyladenosine(37)-C(2))-methylthiotransferase MtaB: MSAVKTKEKATFITMGCRLNIAETETMREQMPDIDEQLVVINSCAVTNEAVRQTRQAIRKARRANPDAKVVVTGCAAQIDPDSFAAMPEVDRVLGNIEKMQPDALSFDAPKSETLVQDIMQVRETAPHMASAFADHARAFVEVQNGCDHRCTFCIIPYGRGNSRSVPAGRLVEHVQELVDKGYQEVVLTGVDVTSYGHDLPGKPNLGMLVERILKHVPTLPRLRLSSLDGVEVDDRLFDLITNNERVMPHVHISLQSGDDMILKRMKRRHSRAQAIDLVQRLKARRPEIAIGADIIAGFPTETEAMHTNNCTIISECQIVHGHIFPYSPREGTPAARMPQVDRATIKARAKELCELTAAQRSKWLESQIGNTASLLVEKDGVSGHIANFAPIRLATPAPSGQIRRVTITGISNGRLDAKIIESDEIEQTTHR, translated from the coding sequence ATGAGCGCGGTAAAGACAAAGGAAAAAGCGACCTTTATCACCATGGGTTGTCGGCTGAATATCGCCGAGACCGAGACGATGCGCGAGCAGATGCCAGACATTGACGAACAGTTGGTGGTGATAAACAGCTGCGCTGTCACCAATGAAGCCGTGCGTCAGACGCGGCAGGCGATCCGCAAAGCCCGGCGCGCCAACCCGGATGCCAAGGTGGTCGTCACCGGCTGCGCCGCGCAAATTGATCCGGACAGTTTCGCCGCCATGCCCGAAGTGGACCGGGTGCTGGGCAATATCGAGAAGATGCAACCCGATGCGTTGTCTTTTGACGCGCCAAAATCAGAGACACTGGTGCAGGATATCATGCAGGTGCGCGAAACTGCGCCGCACATGGCCAGCGCCTTTGCCGACCATGCGCGCGCCTTTGTCGAGGTGCAAAATGGCTGTGACCATCGCTGCACCTTCTGCATCATCCCCTATGGTCGCGGCAACAGCCGCTCAGTGCCCGCAGGTCGCCTGGTCGAGCATGTGCAAGAGCTGGTCGACAAGGGCTATCAGGAAGTCGTGCTCACCGGCGTCGATGTCACCAGCTACGGCCATGATCTGCCGGGCAAGCCAAATCTCGGCATGCTGGTCGAGCGCATCCTGAAACACGTCCCTACCCTGCCGCGTTTGCGCCTGTCCTCGCTCGATGGGGTCGAGGTCGATGACCGGCTGTTCGATCTGATCACTAATAACGAGCGCGTGATGCCGCATGTCCATATCTCGCTGCAATCAGGCGATGATATGATCCTCAAACGCATGAAGCGCCGCCATAGCCGCGCACAGGCGATTGATCTGGTCCAGCGATTGAAAGCACGCCGTCCGGAAATTGCTATCGGCGCGGACATTATCGCCGGTTTTCCGACCGAGACCGAGGCGATGCACACTAATAATTGCACGATCATCAGCGAATGCCAGATCGTCCATGGCCATATCTTCCCCTATTCGCCGCGTGAAGGCACCCCCGCCGCCCGCATGCCGCAAGTGGACCGCGCCACGATTAAAGCCCGCGCCAAAGAATTGTGCGAGTTAACGGCTGCACAGCGCAGCAAATGGCTGGAATCGCAGATCGGCAACACCGCCAGTCTGCTGGTCGAAAAGGATGGTGTCTCCGGCCATATCGCCAATTTCGCGCCGATACGCCTTGCAACCCCGGCCCCGTCGGGCCAGATCAGGAGGGTGACAATCACCGGTATCAGCAATGGCCGGTTGGATGCAAAGATAATTGAGAGTGATGAAATAGAGCAAACCACACACCGTTAG